The sequence GGGAAGTATGTTGCTGGGGCTTCCATATTGGCTGGAACCTCAGTCACAATGCTCCTGCTTGTTTTGCTCAGAGTCTTCCCATTCACTCCAAGATACATCATCCCTGTTGCAGGAATGATGGTAGGAAATTCAATGACAGTAACCGGGGTTACAATGAAAAGACTTCGCGACGATATTCGAACCCAAATGAATCTGGTAGGTTAATTCTTACACAAAGAGAACTAATGGAAATTTAGGAAACTATATTGGTTGaaagtcttcttcttttgttttttcttttttttgggtggtttactgattttttgttttgcaggtaGAGACAGCATTGGCTCTCGGGGCCACCCCGCGCCAAGCAACACTTCAGCAGGTGAAGAGAGCTTTGGTGATTTCCCTGTCTCCGGTTCTGGACAATGCGAAAACCGTGGGTCTCATCTCGCTTCCTGGTGCCATGACGGGGCTTATAATGGGAGGAGCTTCTCCTCTGGAGGCCATTCAGCTACAGATTGTTGTGATGAACTTTCTCATTGGTGCATCTACAGTTAGCAGCATCTTGTCAACATATCTGTGTTGGCCTGCCTTCTTTACTAAAGCTTATCAGTTAGAGACCAAGGTCTTCTCCTCAGAATGAGGATTTTATAGTGCCCTTAATTACAAAATACAGATTGAAAAATGCACAAAATTAGGCCTCCCAAGGCACACTTGAGGGTCTAGTAGCTATGTAGTGTAGCCATATTTGAAGTGTTAGATTGTACAATGTCTATCAATCGGTCACTCTGTTTCTCTCGGTGACAAAAATATGCATCCGTGatgttgtttaattattttgggcCATAATAAACATATACTTGGAAAAATTTGTACTTCTCATTAACATATTGGCAAccctttcttttcctctttttcatcccTCAGTTGTacataaaaatattatgatACTAAGCATGAATGAAAGAGAACGTTGAACACTATTTAAGAAAAGGAGTTAACATTCCAAGGTAGAGTTGATGATTT comes from Prunus dulcis chromosome 6, ALMONDv2, whole genome shotgun sequence and encodes:
- the LOC117631632 gene encoding protein ALUMINUM SENSITIVE 3, whose product is MASLLSTTTQTPANHTNIAQGLYADQVLFLSFSELLANMDLTWMADFLKGMVKPLAATVVVLLAVALSFMQKLGLGGEMIYSIARAFVQLSIIGFVLQFIFTRDNAAWIILAYLFMVTVAGYTAGQRAKHVPRGKYVAGASILAGTSVTMLLLVLLRVFPFTPRYIIPVAGMMVGNSMTVTGVTMKRLRDDIRTQMNLVETALALGATPRQATLQQVKRALVISLSPVLDNAKTVGLISLPGAMTGLIMGGASPLEAIQLQIVVMNFLIGASTVSSILSTYLCWPAFFTKAYQLETKVFSSE